In Tursiops truncatus isolate mTurTru1 chromosome X, mTurTru1.mat.Y, whole genome shotgun sequence, the following proteins share a genomic window:
- the LOC117310412 gene encoding LOW QUALITY PROTEIN: olfactory receptor 10A4-like (The sequence of the model RefSeq protein was modified relative to this genomic sequence to represent the inferred CDS: inserted 2 bases in 1 codon): MASTEENMTQISELSLLGLGDLHGLQYLLFGVFLVIYVVTLMGNIVILTVVLADCSLHSPMYFLLDHFSFLEFGYTTTIEPMMLRTLLSPHGPISFSDCLAGASWIAGFLAPILLVVHIFRLTFCAASEIDHFFCDLKPIMKLACTDTQVAEMTSFICTSLFALGPFLLTLASYTDIISTILRIPSVTGKXRAFSTCSSHLTVVSLYYGTLGIVCGFPSGPQNEDLLKLLSLLYTVLTPALNPIIYTLRNRDVKVALRKLVSRLLTIKRYPGAIMSSAII; this comes from the exons ATGGCTAGCACTGAAGAAAATATGACTCAGATTTCAGAACTTAGCCTTTTGGGTTTGGGGGATCTTCACGGCCTTCAGTATCTTCTTTTTGGGGTATTTTTGGTCATCTATGTGGTGACTCTCATGGGCAACATTGTAATCCTAACTGTGGTTTTGGCTGATTGCTCCCTTCATTCTCCCATGTATTTCTTGCTTGACCACTTTTCCTTCCTAGAGTTTGGCTACACCACTACCATTGAGCCCATGATGCTAAGGACATTGCTGTCACCTCATGGGCCTATTTCCTTCTCAGACTGC CTAGCTGGCGCCTCTTGGATAGCTGGATTTCTGGCACCCATCCTTCTCGTGGTCCACATTTTTCGGTTAACATTCTGTGCTGCCAGTGAGATTGACCACTTCTTCTGTGATCTGAAGCCCATCATGAAACTGGCCTGCACTGATACTCAAGTAGCTGAGATGACCTCTTTTATATGCACCTCTTTATTTGCACTAGGTCCCTTTCTGCTAACTCTGGCTTCTTATACTGACATCATCTCCACCATTCTCAGGATTCCTTCTGTCACAGGAAA CAGAGCCTTCTCTACCTGTTCTTCCCATCTTACAGTGGTCAGTCTGTATTATGGGACTCTGGGCATTGTCTGTGGCTTCCCATCAGGGCCTCAGAATGAAGACTTATTGAAGTTGCTTTCCCTTCTGTATACAGTACTTACCCCTGCCCTCAACCCTATTATTTACACTCTAAGGAACAGGGATGTAAAAGTAGCCCTGAGAAAATTGGT